A region from the Salminus brasiliensis chromosome 22, fSalBra1.hap2, whole genome shotgun sequence genome encodes:
- the LOC140544217 gene encoding uncharacterized protein, whose protein sequence is MASSRGFSAQQTSSATLHSTSSNNKIKKSALKQRTHSCSECGKSFHKRNYLKVHMRIHTGEKPYRCLDCGKGFGENGSLKKHRRIHTGEKPYECPECGKTFRDSGTIRKHQLTHTGEKPHECSDCGKSFALQSSLRRHRRVHTGEKPYSCSDCGRRFSILSHLQLHQRIHTGEKPYYCSECGKSFRDGAFFKKHQHLHTGQKPHDCSDCGKSFALKHSLHAHQRIHTGEKPYHCPDCDLSFRHWRTFKKHKCTTMNTMHS, encoded by the coding sequence ATGGCATCCAGTAGAGGCTTCAGCGCTCAGCAGACGTCCTCTGCTACTCTCCACTCGACCTCatcaaacaataaaataaagaagAGCGCATTAAAGCAGAGAACTCACTCTTGCTCAGAGTGCGGGAAGAGCTTTCATAAGCGAAACTATCTCAAAGTGCACatgcgcattcacacaggagagaagccgtacCGCTGCTTAGACTGTGGCAAGGGGTTTGGAGAGAACGGTTCCCTCAAGAAACACCGGCGCATTCACACAGGCGAGAAGCCGTACGAGTGCCCGGAGTGTGGGAAGACTTTCAGAGACAGTGGTACCATCCGAAAGCACCAGCTCACTCACACGGGAGAGAAGCCGCACGAGTGCTCAGACTGCGGGAAGAGCTTTGCGCTGCAGAGCAGTCTCCGGCGGCACAGGCGCGTTCACACGGGAGAGAAACCATATAGCTGCTCAGACTGCGGGAGGAGGTTTTCTATTCTGAGCCATCTCCAACtccaccagcgcattcacacggGGGAGAAGCCGTACTACTGCTCGGAGTGTGGCAAGAGTTTTAGAGACGGCGCCTTCTTCAAGAAACACCAGCACCTCCACACCGGACAGAAGCCGCAtgactgctcagactgtgggaagagtttcgCTCTAAAGCATTCTCTCCAtgcacaccagcgcattcacacaggggagaaaccgtatcactgcccAGATTGTGACCTGAGCTTCAGGCACTGGCGCACTTTTAAGAAACACAAGTGCACTACGATGAACACTATGCACTCATAA
- the LOC140544389 gene encoding legumain-like encodes MAGTQGKHWVLLAAGSTGWNNYRHQANVCHAFQVICRRGIPAEQIVVMMYDDIATNSNNPRKGEIINVPNGPNIYPGVLKDYTGLDVTASNFLAVLRGDEAGVNKQGGGPKKVLKSGKNDTIFIFLSDHGGQGLFAFPSDTLYASDLLDTINKMSKCQQFSKMVIYIESCFSGSMIEHLPKNIQVYGVSASKPNEPHHACFYDYQRQTYLTGEFSSWWLRHCKQFNLTQTTFQDQFEYVKGKMSGSTPCQYGNMALSKLFISDLYGRSDVKPAEPAEPTAGASEAFTLTHLTPSHEVPLQIYKESIESENDPEKKKALQQDYDKLLERRDKIKKAMHKIAERSCPERGLHALDESRPLTRLDALKDVAEHFRMTFTEWHEQDISFTLSQIQVFVNLFESGVEVAKIKEAITHVHSLQ; translated from the exons ATGGCTGGGACACAGGGCAAGCATTGGGTTCTTCTGGCTGCTGGTTCCACAGGTTGGAACAATTACAGACATCAG GCAAATGTGTGCCATGCCTTTCAAGTGATTTGCCGCAGAGGCATTCCAGCTGAGCAGATTGTAGTGATGATGTATGATGATATAGCTACAAATTCAAA CAACCCACGTAAAGGAGAAATCATCAATGTGCCTAATGGCCCAAACATTTACCCAGGAGTTCTGAAAGACTACACTGGACTA GACGTAACAGCCAGCAACTTTCTGGCTGTGCTCCGTGGAGATGAAGCAGGTGTTAACAAACAGGGAGGGGGACCAAAAAAGGTCCTGAAAAG CGGTAAAAATGACACCATTTTCATCTTCCTGTCGGATCACGGGGGTCAAGGACTGTTTGCTTTTCCCAGTGATACA CTTTATGCGAGTGACCTTCTTGACACTATAAACAAGATGTCTAAATGCCAGCAGTTCTCAAAG ATGGTGATTTACATTGAAAGCTGTTTCTCTGGATCCATGATTGAACATCTCCCAAAAAACATCCAAG TTTATGGAGTGTCTGCCTCCAAACCTAATGAGCCTCATCATGCCTGTTTCTACGATTATCAAAGACAAACATATCTCACTGGTGAATTCAGTTCATGGTGGCTGCGCCACTGCAAGCAA TTTAACCTCACTCAGACAACCTTCCAGGATCAGTTTGAGTATGTGAAAGGCAAGATGAGCGGATCTACCCCTTGTCAGTACGGAAACATG GCACTAAGCAAACTGTTCATCAGTGACTTGTACGGTAGATCTGACGTCAAGCCAGCAGAGCCGGCAGAGCCGACTGCCGGTGCATCTGAAGCATTCACACTGACACATCTCACCCCATCTCATGAAGTCCCACTGCAGATTTACAAGGAAAGCATTGAAAGTGAAAATGacccagagaaaaagaaagctcTACAGCAAGATTACGACAAGCTTCTCGAG agaAGAGACAAGATCAAAAAAGCAATGCACAAAATTGCTGAGCGTTCCTGCCCTGAACGAGGCCTCCATGCTCTGGACGAGAGCCGTCCTCTCACTCGCCTTGATGCTTTGAAAGATGTAGCGGAGCATTTCAGGATGACCTTCACTGAGTGGCATGAGCAG gACATCAGCTTTACTCTGTCACAAATTCAGGTGTTTGTGAACCTCTTTGAGTCTGGAGTGGAGGTTGCCAA GATCAAAGAGGCGATAACCCATGTGCACTCTTTGCAATGA